From Zalophus californianus isolate mZalCal1 chromosome 16, mZalCal1.pri.v2, whole genome shotgun sequence, one genomic window encodes:
- the KCNJ12 gene encoding ATP-sensitive inward rectifier potassium channel 12 has protein sequence MSSAGRANPYSIVSSEEDGLHLVTMSGANGFGNGKVHTRRRCRNRFVKKNGQCNIEFANMDEKSQRYLADMFTTCVDIRWRYMLLIFSLAFLASWLLFGVIFWVIAVAHGDLEPAEGRGRTPCVMQVHGFMAAFLFSIETQTTIGYGLRCVTEECPVAVFMVVAQSIVGCIIDSFMIGAIMAKMARPKKRAQTLLFSHNAVVALRDGKLCLMWRVGNLRKSHIVEAHVRAQLIKPRVTEEGEYIPLDQIDIDVGFDKGLDRIFLVSPITILHEIDEASPLFGISRQDLETDDFEIVVILEGMVEATAMTTQARSSYLANEILWGHRFEPVLFEEKNQYKIDYSHFHKTYEVPSTPRCSAKDLVENKFLLPSANSFCYENELAFLSRDEEDDADGGQDGRSPQARHDFDRPQAAGGGGLEQRPYRRESEI, from the coding sequence ATGAGCTCGGCCGGCAGGGCCAACCCCTACAGTATCGTGTCATCGGAGGAGGACGGGCTGCACCTGGTCACCATGTCGGGCGCCAACGGCTTCGGCAACGGCAAGGTGCACACGCGGCGCCGGTGCCGAAACCGCTTTGTCAAGAAGAATGGCCAGTGCAACATCGAGTTCGCCAACATGGATGAAAAGTCGCAGCGCTACCTGGCTGACATGTTCACCACCTGCGTGGACATCCGCTGGCGCTACATGCTGCTCATCTTCTCGCTGGCCTTCCTCGCCTCCTGGCTCCTGTTCGGTGTCATCTTCTGGGTCATCGCCGTGGCCCACGGCGACCTGGAGCCGGCCGAGGGCCGCGGCCGCACGCCCTGTGTGATGCAGGTGCACGGCTTCATGGCAGCCTTCCTCTTCTCCATCGAGACGCAGACCACCATCGGCTATGGGCTGCGCTGCGTGACGGAGGAGTGCCCGGTGGCTGTCTTCATGGTGGTGGCGCAGTCCATCGTGGGCTGCATCATCGACTCCTTCATGATTGGTGCCATCATGGCCAAGATGGCTCGGCCCAAGAAGCGGGCGCAGACCCTGCTGTTCAGTCACAATGCCGTGGTGGCGCTGCGCGATGGCAAGCTCTGCCTCATGTGGCGCGTGGGCAACCTGCGCAAGAGCCACATCGTGGAGGCCCACGTGCGGGCCCAGCTCATCAAGCCGCGGGTCACTGAGGAGGGCGAGTACATCCCGCTGGACCAGATCGACATCGACGTCGGCTTTGACAAGGGCCTTGACCGCATCTTCCTCGTGTCCCCCATCACCATCCTGCATGAGATCGACGAGGCCAGCCCGCTGTTTGGCATCAGCCGGCAGGACCTGGAGACGGATGACTTCGAGATCGTGGTCATCCTGGAGGGCATGGTGGAGGCCACGGCTATGACCACGCAGGCCCGCAGCTCCTACCTGGCCAACGAGATCCTGTGGGGCCACCGCTTCGAGCCTGTCCTCTTCGAGGAGAAGAACCAGTACAAGATCGACTACTCCCACTTCCATAAGACCTACGAGGTGCCCTCCACACCCCGCTGCAGCGCCAAGGACCTGGTGGAGAACAAATTCCTGCTGCCCAGTGCCAACTCCTTCTGTTACGAGAATGAGCTGGCCTTCCTGAGCCGTGATGAGGAGGACGATGCCGATGGAGGCCAGGATGGCCGCAGCCCCCAGGCCCGGCATGACTTTGACAGACCCCAGGCCGCTGGGGGTGGCGGCCTCGAGCAGCGGCCTTACAGACGGGAGTCAGAGATCTGA